One window of the Spea bombifrons isolate aSpeBom1 chromosome 8, aSpeBom1.2.pri, whole genome shotgun sequence genome contains the following:
- the LOC128502608 gene encoding glutamine amidotransferase-like class 1 domain-containing protein 3, mitochondrial: MSKKVAVILSGCGVYDGSEIHESSAVYVHLSRAGAQTVFFAPNINQMHVVDHIKGQPTEEKRNVLTESARIARGNIKDLKDLKVSEYDALIIPGGFGVAKNLSTWAVEGKDCSVLKAIEDVFKAFHNAKKPIGLCCISPVLAAKLLPGCEVTVGHDTESEKWPNAATADDIKKLGCKHVNKHANEAHVDENNKLVTASAFMCNCPIHEIYDGIGEMVKAVLKLI; this comes from the exons ATGTCTAAGAAAGTGGCAGTGATCCTCTCAGGTTGTGGCGTGTATGATGGAAGCGAAATTCACGAATCATCTGCCGTTTATGTCCATTTAAGCAGAGCAGGTGCTCAG ACAGTATTTTTTGCACCTAACATAAATCAGATGCATGTGGTCGATCATATCAAGGGACaaccaacagaagaaaaacgcaATGTTCTTACTGAAAGCGCAAGAATTGCAAGAGGAAACATTAAGGATCTGAAAGATTTGAAAGTTAGTGAATATGATGCGCTTATAATACcag GAGGATTTGGAGTTGCTAAAAATCTATCAACCTGGGCTGTGGAGGGAAAGGACTGTTCGGTTTTAAAAGCTATTGAAGATGTGTTCAAGGCATTTCACAATGCCAAGAAACCAATTGGTCTGTGCTGTATATCCCCAGTGCTGGCAGCTAAACTCCTTCCTGGATGTGAAGTCACCGTTGGCCATGATACTGAAAGTGAAAA ATGGCCAAATGCTGCCACAGCTGATGACATTAAGAAACTTGGTTGTAAACATGTCAACAAGCACGCCAATGAGGCTCATGTGGACGAGAACAACAAATTAGTTACCGCCAGCGCTTTCATGTGCAACTGCCCAATTCATGAAATCTACGATGGCattggagaaatggttaaagctgttctcaaactaatttaa